One window of Nocardia sp. NBC_00508 genomic DNA carries:
- a CDS encoding MarR family winged helix-turn-helix transcriptional regulator: MARQSANDIAAQRQRLVEELRAYGASFTELGRRFAEVLGVHSTDAFALLEITAAEEAGAPLQPALLGRRISLSSGAMTALLNRLERAGYITRSREHTDRRVVTLRSNAKVRELGEDFFGSINQQQDAVLARYPPELLRQFETILGDLRATIENH; this comes from the coding sequence ATGGCACGGCAATCAGCGAATGACATTGCGGCACAAAGGCAACGACTGGTCGAGGAGCTCCGGGCCTATGGCGCGAGCTTCACCGAACTCGGCCGCCGCTTCGCCGAGGTCCTCGGCGTGCACTCCACCGACGCCTTCGCACTGCTGGAGATCACCGCGGCCGAGGAAGCGGGTGCGCCACTACAGCCCGCCCTCCTCGGTAGGCGCATCTCCCTGTCCTCGGGAGCGATGACCGCATTGCTGAACCGCTTGGAGCGGGCCGGCTACATCACGCGCAGCCGCGAGCACACCGACCGGCGCGTCGTCACCTTGCGCAGCAACGCGAAGGTCAGGGAACTCGGCGAGGACTTCTTCGGCTCGATCAACCAGCAACAGGACGCCGTCCTCGCCCGATACCCGCCCGAACTGCTCCGCCAGTTCGAGACTATTCTCGGCGATCTGCGCGCCACCATCGAAAACCATTGA
- a CDS encoding DHA2 family efflux MFS transporter permease subunit produces MPTEVTAPPLRSWLGLIAVSLGVALIVVDLTIVNVIVAPIIADLSITSTEAQWIQESYAIVFAALLLLTGRLSDLYGARRLFLLGLVVFGVTSLLAAAAPNGALLIGARFLQGIGGAMILPTSLALVNATFTGQARGRAFAVWGSTIGAAAAVGPLLGGWLADFSWRWAFGINIPLVVVIMVCVSVYLPTAPRVRGRVDGIGAVLSALGLGMLSFALIEGRSHGWILTTEPLSITGFTWSSGPSPVLIAFVLAAVTLLTFWRRQDALARAGAEPLMDVRLFGIDSFRNGNIVTLVVGLGEFGIIAVLPLWLQFTLDYSALQAGLALVPLAVGSFFASGASFSMTASVSALAQVRIGLFLEAAGLMLLGLFAAIDTTWWPIALALFVYGIGVGFATAQVTNVVLADVPAERAGQGSGLQSAARELGSALGIAVVTTVFFSAMDSELRDRLTEDRDRLAGAVTDSAGSMIPALAADPRTAEAATAAREAMTSGVGFAAYICAGLLALALVTTVFMPAAVPEEKEPVPDPS; encoded by the coding sequence TTGCCGACTGAAGTTACCGCCCCACCCTTGCGCTCGTGGCTGGGCCTGATCGCCGTCTCGCTCGGCGTGGCCCTGATCGTCGTGGATCTGACAATCGTCAATGTGATCGTCGCCCCGATCATCGCGGACCTGTCCATCACCTCGACCGAGGCGCAATGGATCCAGGAGTCCTACGCCATCGTCTTCGCGGCCCTGCTGCTGCTCACCGGGCGGCTGTCCGATCTGTACGGCGCGCGTCGGCTGTTTCTGCTCGGGCTCGTCGTCTTCGGCGTGACCAGCCTGCTCGCCGCCGCCGCGCCGAATGGCGCGCTGCTCATCGGCGCACGATTCCTTCAGGGCATCGGTGGCGCGATGATCCTGCCCACCTCTTTGGCCCTGGTGAACGCGACCTTCACCGGCCAGGCGCGGGGCCGCGCTTTCGCGGTCTGGGGTTCGACCATCGGCGCGGCGGCAGCAGTCGGCCCACTGCTCGGCGGCTGGCTCGCCGACTTCTCCTGGCGTTGGGCCTTCGGCATCAATATCCCGCTGGTCGTCGTGATCATGGTGTGCGTATCGGTCTACCTGCCCACCGCACCCCGCGTCCGCGGCCGGGTCGACGGCATCGGCGCGGTGCTCTCGGCGCTCGGTTTGGGAATGCTGTCCTTCGCATTGATCGAGGGCCGCTCGCACGGCTGGATCCTGACCACCGAACCGCTCTCGATCACCGGATTCACCTGGTCGAGCGGGCCATCCCCCGTGCTGATCGCCTTCGTTCTCGCGGCCGTGACTCTGCTGACTTTCTGGCGCAGGCAGGACGCCCTCGCGCGAGCCGGTGCGGAACCGCTCATGGATGTGCGGCTCTTCGGCATCGACTCGTTCCGCAACGGCAATATCGTGACGCTGGTCGTCGGCCTCGGCGAATTCGGCATCATCGCCGTACTGCCACTGTGGCTGCAGTTCACCCTGGACTACAGCGCGCTGCAGGCCGGGCTGGCGCTGGTTCCGCTGGCGGTGGGCAGTTTCTTCGCCAGTGGTGCGAGCTTCTCCATGACGGCCTCGGTGTCCGCCCTCGCCCAGGTCCGCATAGGCCTATTCCTCGAAGCCGCCGGGCTGATGCTGCTCGGCTTGTTCGCGGCAATCGACACCACCTGGTGGCCGATCGCCCTCGCCCTCTTCGTGTATGGCATCGGCGTCGGCTTCGCCACCGCGCAGGTCACCAATGTCGTGCTCGCGGACGTACCCGCCGAACGAGCCGGACAGGGCTCGGGATTGCAAAGCGCGGCAAGGGAATTGGGTTCCGCGCTCGGCATCGCGGTGGTCACCACGGTCTTCTTCAGTGCCATGGACTCGGAACTGCGCGACCGGCTCACCGAGGACCGGGATCGCCTCGCCGGGGCCGTGACCGACAGCGCCGGATCGATGATCCCCGCCCTCGCCGCCGACCCCCGTACCGCCGAAGCAGCGACGGCGGCCCGTGAAGCGATGACCTCCGGCGTGGGGTTCGCCGCCTACATCTGCGCGGGTCTGCTCGCCCTGGCCCTCGTCACCACGGTGTTCATGCCCGCCGCCGTGCCCGAGGAGAAGGAACCGGTACCGGACCCATCGTGA
- a CDS encoding TetR/AcrR family transcriptional regulator produces MTEGRKQRRDAVANKERILSAAEDAFRHHGLSVDMRAVASAAGVGIGTLYRHFPTREDLVQAITGSDIADLAVAHLPDRASAIDGLREFFTSTLTQLGANKAMIDLLAGASPSDSDLERCFAHLRTVGREAIERSATDRTLAGDVTADDIAYQLLGLIRIAQLIPEPGAIEHQVELTLRGLAPDAPSTCPPVEPSSVPVTNVPPRNS; encoded by the coding sequence ATGACAGAAGGGCGGAAGCAACGGCGCGACGCTGTGGCGAACAAGGAACGCATCCTGAGCGCCGCAGAAGACGCGTTCCGGCACCATGGCCTTTCCGTCGACATGCGTGCGGTCGCGTCAGCAGCCGGAGTCGGAATCGGCACGCTGTACCGTCACTTCCCCACCAGGGAAGACCTCGTGCAGGCCATCACCGGGTCCGACATCGCTGACCTCGCCGTCGCACACCTCCCGGATCGGGCTTCGGCGATCGACGGACTGCGAGAGTTCTTCACGAGCACGCTGACTCAACTCGGCGCCAACAAGGCCATGATCGACCTACTCGCGGGCGCATCACCCTCCGATTCGGATCTCGAGCGATGCTTCGCCCATCTGAGAACCGTCGGTCGCGAAGCCATCGAGCGATCCGCCACCGACCGGACCCTCGCCGGGGACGTGACCGCAGACGACATCGCCTACCAGTTGCTCGGCCTCATCCGTATCGCGCAGCTCATCCCCGAGCCGGGCGCGATCGAGCATCAGGTCGAACTCACGCTGCGCGGGCTGGCGCCTGATGCCCCGTCAACGTGCCCGCCGGTCGAGCCGTCATCGGTACCCGTCACGAACGTCCCACCCCGCAACAGCTAG
- a CDS encoding SDR family NAD(P)-dependent oxidoreductase, producing the protein MRTIVVTGGTDGMGAALARHYLAAGERVVVIGRSRAKFDALLADTASQSPSAPSSAEFIAADLSLVEESRRVVDQLKEHHERIDALVLAASFIRQRRHPTPEGHEASWSLFFLSKYLFVTQLADLLRASDRPVIVNTAVPGARAGAIDFDDLEMVDGFTFKRSNAQQRRANELLGILATDQNPDLGYVTWGPTRLVRSSFAGEVGTGMKVAAAVLGSLAGQRPDDAIQPIISIIDTPKPGRAAYRGTRTRPLTVGAHDEDDAARLASAVEEVL; encoded by the coding sequence ATGAGGACGATCGTGGTCACGGGAGGTACGGACGGGATGGGTGCCGCATTGGCGCGCCACTACCTCGCAGCGGGAGAACGAGTGGTGGTGATCGGACGTAGCCGCGCCAAGTTCGACGCGCTGCTTGCAGACACGGCGAGCCAGTCCCCTTCGGCGCCATCCAGCGCTGAGTTCATCGCGGCCGACCTCTCCCTCGTTGAGGAAAGCCGCCGCGTGGTCGACCAACTGAAGGAGCACCACGAACGCATCGATGCGCTGGTTCTCGCGGCGTCATTCATCCGACAGCGCCGACACCCCACGCCTGAAGGACACGAGGCGTCCTGGTCGCTGTTCTTCCTCAGCAAGTACCTGTTCGTCACGCAACTCGCCGACTTGCTGCGCGCGAGCGACCGGCCGGTCATCGTGAACACCGCTGTCCCGGGTGCCCGCGCGGGCGCCATCGATTTCGACGATCTGGAGATGGTCGACGGGTTCACCTTCAAGCGATCGAACGCTCAGCAGCGCCGAGCCAACGAACTGCTCGGAATCCTCGCCACAGACCAGAACCCCGACCTCGGCTACGTCACCTGGGGACCCACCCGGTTGGTCCGCTCCAGCTTCGCCGGCGAAGTGGGGACGGGCATGAAGGTCGCTGCCGCGGTTCTGGGGTCGTTGGCGGGTCAACGTCCCGACGATGCGATCCAGCCGATCATCAGCATCATCGATACCCCGAAACCGGGTCGAGCCGCCTACCGCGGCACCAGGACACGCCCGCTCACCGTCGGTGCCCACGACGAGGATGACGCTGCACGCCTTGCTTCTGCCGTCGAGGAGGTCCTCTGA
- a CDS encoding nucleotidyl transferase AbiEii/AbiGii toxin family protein has product MIVDEDHRAALDHVLALVAGAAWGAGLVLRGSMTLQAWVGDRARPPADLDWIVPTLSADFSDPLDPFPYVDDITWVQQWPEAAAGAARYRMWTEEEFATFGSRPALPPEGLRWIRAEEGWMRNDPHSVALELVEAIRDDPDAGRGVVLDADGADSDAKWGYSYGYDTPGVRLLVPWYTDSLESGAIQLDFAAEETLPDAPVWTAIPRGDGGPPTPAITASRELSLAWKLLWLHTDSMEKNCAAGKDLYDAVVLAECPQTHLTPRLLGKVLGDHAHGFGPETIRRWRVDWDEFAVTHWACYDMDIDFDPDSWLERLAHAFSASIAGSG; this is encoded by the coding sequence ATGATCGTGGACGAGGATCACCGCGCGGCGCTGGATCATGTGCTCGCTCTTGTCGCCGGTGCGGCGTGGGGCGCCGGGCTGGTGCTGCGCGGCAGCATGACGCTGCAAGCGTGGGTGGGCGACCGGGCACGACCTCCGGCCGACCTGGATTGGATCGTGCCGACGCTGTCAGCCGACTTTTCCGACCCGCTCGATCCCTTCCCGTACGTCGATGACATCACTTGGGTGCAACAGTGGCCCGAGGCAGCCGCCGGGGCCGCTCGATACCGGATGTGGACCGAGGAAGAGTTCGCCACATTCGGCAGCCGTCCGGCACTGCCCCCGGAGGGCCTGCGATGGATTCGGGCCGAGGAGGGGTGGATGCGGAATGACCCGCATTCGGTGGCGCTGGAACTGGTCGAGGCGATACGAGACGATCCAGATGCGGGCCGCGGTGTCGTACTCGATGCCGATGGCGCCGACTCTGACGCGAAGTGGGGCTACTCCTACGGATATGACACTCCCGGCGTGCGTCTGCTTGTGCCGTGGTACACCGACAGCCTGGAATCGGGTGCGATACAGCTGGATTTCGCCGCCGAGGAAACACTGCCCGACGCACCGGTCTGGACGGCCATCCCGCGCGGCGACGGCGGTCCGCCCACACCCGCGATCACCGCAAGCCGTGAGCTGTCACTGGCCTGGAAGCTGCTGTGGCTGCACACCGACTCGATGGAGAAGAACTGCGCCGCAGGCAAAGACCTCTACGACGCCGTAGTCCTCGCCGAATGCCCACAGACACATCTGACACCTCGGCTGCTCGGTAAGGTGCTCGGAGACCACGCACACGGATTCGGCCCGGAGACGATCCGCCGCTGGCGAGTCGACTGGGACGAATTCGCCGTCACCCACTGGGCCTGCTACGACATGGACATCGACTTCGACCCGGACAGCTGGCTCGAACGGCTCGCGCACGCATTCTCAGCGTCGATCGCCGGATCCGGCTGA
- a CDS encoding phosphatase PAP2 family protein — MVAVGLGGPGAGLQFAPGGIVERILAAVRGRGVEAMGQLGLITVLYLGYRAGRLVTADDTGRAMANAHGVLGFEERLGFLGERTVQSLFLDRDFLAVPANFYYASAHFTAAVAVLLWLWVFRPEHYRWTRNLMVAMTGAALLVHIMVPLAPPRMLPDRGFVDLAAVYGQSVYGEVDSGGLSNQFAAMPSLHVGWALLLAFAMVAATRTRWRWIALAHPALTLLVVVGTANHYWLDAIVAVLLLTLSAALHPFVVPAAATAWGVMGPVPRKAC, encoded by the coding sequence ATGGTTGCGGTAGGTCTCGGTGGTCCTGGTGCCGGACTCCAGTTCGCGCCGGGTGGGATCGTCGAACGAATTCTTGCGGCCGTGCGCGGTCGCGGTGTGGAGGCGATGGGTCAGCTCGGGCTGATCACGGTGCTCTACCTCGGCTATCGCGCCGGGCGACTGGTCACCGCTGACGACACCGGTCGCGCGATGGCGAACGCGCACGGTGTGCTGGGGTTCGAGGAACGGCTCGGTTTCCTGGGAGAGCGGACGGTCCAGAGTTTGTTCCTGGATCGTGACTTTCTCGCCGTTCCGGCCAACTTCTATTACGCCAGTGCACATTTCACCGCTGCCGTCGCTGTTCTGTTGTGGCTGTGGGTGTTTCGGCCCGAGCACTACCGCTGGACCAGGAACCTCATGGTGGCTATGACCGGGGCGGCGCTGCTGGTGCACATCATGGTCCCGCTCGCTCCGCCGCGAATGCTTCCCGACCGGGGTTTCGTGGACTTGGCCGCGGTGTACGGCCAATCCGTCTACGGCGAGGTCGATTCCGGCGGGCTGTCGAATCAGTTCGCCGCCATGCCGTCGCTGCACGTCGGCTGGGCGCTGCTGCTCGCCTTCGCGATGGTCGCCGCCACCCGCACGCGCTGGCGCTGGATTGCGCTGGCTCACCCGGCGCTGACCCTGCTCGTGGTCGTGGGCACGGCCAACCATTACTGGCTCGATGCAATAGTTGCAGTCTTGTTGCTGACCTTGTCCGCCGCGCTGCATCCTTTCGTGGTTCCTGCTGCGGCCACCGCATGGGGCGTTATGGGTCCTGTTCCGCGGAAGGCGTGCTGA
- a CDS encoding VWA domain-containing protein, translated as MTDETHARRWRLVLGAAAEEGLGGLGSSADAAMDRALSALYNTDEPSPGKRTGGLQGSAPRVARWLGDIRSYFPSTVVEIMQRDAVQRLNLTQLLLEPELLEAVEPDVHLVGTLLSLNRVMPETTKATARMVVEKVVREIEQRIAAQTVAAVSGALNRAARVSRPRLRDIDWDRTIRKNLATYLPEHRTVVPERLVGYGRKAQAVRRDVVLAIDQSGSMAASVVYASVFGAVLASMRSLRTSLVVFDTEIVDLTDKLDDPVEVLFGTQLGGGTDINRALAYCQSLITRPADTLFVLISDLYEGGIRDEMLRRVHAMRESGAQIVVLLALSDDGAPAFDHENAAALAALGIPAFACTPDKFPTLLAVALDRGDVQSWANANAAHH; from the coding sequence ATGACCGACGAAACACACGCCAGGCGTTGGCGATTGGTCCTCGGCGCGGCGGCGGAGGAAGGGCTCGGCGGGCTGGGTTCCAGCGCGGACGCGGCAATGGACCGGGCGCTGTCTGCGCTGTACAACACGGACGAGCCGTCGCCAGGAAAGCGCACGGGCGGCTTGCAAGGCTCGGCGCCGCGCGTGGCCCGCTGGCTCGGCGACATTCGCAGCTACTTCCCTTCCACCGTCGTCGAGATCATGCAGCGCGACGCCGTGCAGCGGCTCAACCTGACCCAGTTGCTGCTGGAGCCGGAGCTGCTCGAAGCGGTGGAGCCGGACGTGCACCTGGTCGGCACCTTGCTGAGCCTGAACCGGGTGATGCCCGAGACCACCAAGGCGACCGCGCGCATGGTGGTGGAGAAGGTGGTGCGCGAGATCGAGCAGCGCATCGCGGCGCAGACCGTCGCCGCGGTCTCCGGCGCGCTCAACCGCGCCGCCCGCGTCAGCCGACCGAGGTTACGAGATATCGACTGGGACCGCACCATTCGCAAGAACCTCGCCACCTACCTGCCGGAGCATCGCACCGTAGTGCCGGAACGCCTGGTCGGCTACGGCCGCAAGGCGCAGGCGGTGCGGCGCGACGTGGTGCTCGCCATCGACCAATCCGGTTCGATGGCCGCCAGCGTCGTGTACGCCTCGGTGTTCGGCGCGGTGCTGGCGTCCATGCGATCGCTGCGTACCTCCCTGGTGGTCTTCGACACCGAGATCGTCGATCTCACCGACAAACTCGACGACCCGGTGGAGGTCCTGTTCGGCACGCAACTCGGCGGCGGCACGGACATCAACCGCGCCCTTGCCTACTGCCAGTCCCTGATCACCCGCCCCGCCGACACGCTGTTCGTCCTGATCTCCGACCTCTACGAGGGCGGCATCCGCGACGAGATGCTGCGCCGCGTCCACGCGATGCGGGAGTCCGGGGCGCAGATCGTCGTGCTACTCGCCTTGTCCGACGACGGCGCCCCCGCCTTCGATCACGAGAACGCCGCTGCCCTTGCCGCCCTCGGCATCCCGGCTTTCGCCTGTACTCCCGACAAGTTCCCCACCCTTCTGGCCGTGGCCCTCGACCGCGGCGACGTCCAGTCGTGGGCCAACGCCAACGCCGCGCACCACTAG
- a CDS encoding DUF5682 family protein: protein MRPESPPVTKVFGIRHHGPGSARSLRLALEAFRPDVILIEGPADADPLVGYVAADGMTPPVALLAYVPDTPAKAAFWPYAVFSPEWQALRYAVDNDVPVRFCDLPATITLAVDDEPGDRFDPLAALAEAGGYDDAERWWDAVVESVPDADAFDPITEAMGALRESAQRADDDPTRDPSTHGLPAHDNPTPDESADAAATEPDSVAEALAETDLVHRPPYEPITLDAHTLRREAYMRQTMRKALKDGATRLAVVCGAWHAPALTGGLGPAAPDARLLKGLPKTKARLTWVPWTHSRLSTSSGYGAGVTSPGWYHHLFTETEQPIARWLTRVAGVLRAHDLPVSSAHVIESVRLADTLAALRGRPLAGLSEVTEATRSVLCGGDETMLRLVVSELVVGEALGAVPEHTPTVPLEADLRATIRSLRMKQEPLARTIDLDLRKERQVARSRLLHRLRVLEIDWGTLTTSDVRSTGTFRETWTLEWHPEYAISIIEASRWGTTIRTAAETKILDTASSADRTVGELTAALEVALLADLGGATDGLIARLESAAALDHDVTHLLTALPGLIRTLRYGDVRGTDTKALAHVADGLLVRICAGLPAAVTGLDTDAATELRTLLDAAHTAIHTRDDSWATGEWLAALHRVADRDDVHGALVGRAVRLLADAGRIDDAESARRLSAALSVGNPAAAKAAWIDGFLGGRGLLLVHDRELLRLIDDWLRGLGDDTFVETLPLLRRTFGAFESGERRAIGRAVRDGGSVAATSTSAGIDPDRATVAVRTAAEILGVKL from the coding sequence GTGAGACCCGAATCCCCGCCGGTGACCAAGGTTTTCGGTATCCGGCACCACGGCCCAGGGTCGGCGCGTTCGCTGCGCCTGGCCCTGGAGGCGTTTCGTCCCGACGTGATTCTCATCGAGGGGCCCGCCGATGCCGATCCGCTGGTGGGGTACGTTGCGGCCGACGGGATGACCCCTCCGGTGGCCCTCCTGGCCTATGTCCCCGACACCCCGGCCAAAGCCGCGTTCTGGCCGTACGCAGTGTTCTCCCCCGAATGGCAGGCGCTGCGGTACGCCGTGGACAACGATGTGCCCGTCCGATTCTGCGACCTGCCCGCCACCATCACGCTCGCGGTCGACGACGAGCCCGGCGACCGATTCGATCCGCTCGCGGCACTGGCCGAGGCGGGCGGCTACGACGACGCCGAACGCTGGTGGGACGCGGTCGTGGAATCGGTGCCCGACGCCGACGCGTTCGATCCGATCACCGAGGCGATGGGCGCGCTGCGCGAGTCCGCCCAACGAGCCGACGACGACCCCACGCGCGATCCATCAACGCACGGCCTACCCGCCCACGACAATCCGACACCGGACGAGTCGGCGGATGCCGCAGCGACGGAGCCGGATTCGGTCGCGGAGGCGCTTGCCGAGACCGACCTCGTTCACCGGCCACCGTACGAGCCGATCACCCTCGACGCGCACACCCTGCGGCGCGAGGCGTACATGCGCCAGACCATGCGCAAGGCGCTGAAGGATGGGGCGACGCGGCTGGCGGTGGTGTGCGGCGCATGGCACGCGCCTGCGTTGACGGGCGGGCTCGGCCCGGCCGCGCCCGATGCCCGGCTGTTGAAGGGACTCCCGAAGACCAAAGCGCGGCTCACCTGGGTGCCCTGGACGCACTCGCGGCTGTCCACATCCTCCGGGTACGGCGCCGGGGTCACCTCACCGGGCTGGTACCACCACCTGTTCACCGAGACCGAGCAGCCGATCGCCCGGTGGCTGACCAGAGTCGCCGGTGTCCTTCGCGCCCACGATCTGCCCGTCTCCAGCGCACATGTCATCGAATCCGTCCGTCTCGCAGACACTCTCGCTGCGCTGCGCGGGCGGCCACTCGCCGGATTGTCGGAGGTCACCGAGGCGACCCGGTCCGTGCTGTGCGGCGGCGACGAGACCATGCTGCGGCTGGTGGTCAGCGAATTGGTCGTCGGTGAAGCACTCGGCGCCGTGCCGGAGCACACCCCGACCGTGCCGCTGGAAGCGGACCTGCGCGCCACGATCCGTTCGCTGCGCATGAAGCAGGAGCCGCTGGCCCGCACCATCGACCTGGACCTCCGCAAAGAACGCCAGGTCGCGCGCTCGCGCCTGTTGCACCGGCTACGCGTGCTGGAGATCGACTGGGGCACGCTCACCACAAGCGACGTCCGCAGCACCGGCACCTTCCGGGAAACCTGGACGCTGGAGTGGCACCCCGAGTACGCCATCTCGATCATCGAGGCGTCCCGCTGGGGCACCACTATCCGCACCGCCGCGGAGACGAAGATCCTCGACACCGCCAGCAGCGCCGACCGCACCGTCGGCGAACTCACCGCCGCACTCGAGGTGGCCCTGCTCGCCGATCTCGGTGGCGCGACAGACGGACTGATCGCCCGGCTGGAGTCCGCCGCCGCACTCGACCACGACGTCACCCACTTGCTCACCGCGCTGCCCGGCCTGATCCGGACCCTGCGCTACGGCGACGTGCGCGGCACCGACACCAAGGCGCTGGCCCACGTCGCCGACGGACTGCTGGTGCGCATCTGCGCGGGCTTGCCCGCCGCGGTCACCGGATTGGACACCGATGCCGCCACCGAGCTGCGCACGCTGCTCGACGCGGCGCACACCGCCATCCACACCAGAGATGACAGCTGGGCCACCGGAGAATGGCTGGCCGCCCTGCACCGCGTCGCCGACCGCGACGACGTGCACGGCGCCCTGGTGGGACGCGCCGTCCGCCTGCTCGCCGACGCGGGCCGCATCGACGACGCCGAATCCGCGCGCAGGCTCTCCGCGGCCCTGTCGGTGGGCAACCCGGCCGCGGCCAAGGCGGCCTGGATCGACGGGTTCCTCGGCGGCCGCGGACTGCTGCTCGTCCACGATCGAGAGTTGTTGCGGCTCATCGACGACTGGCTGCGCGGCCTCGGTGACGACACGTTCGTCGAGACGCTGCCCCTGCTGCGCCGCACCTTCGGTGCGTTCGAATCAGGCGAGCGTCGCGCGATCGGCCGGGCGGTGCGCGACGGCGGGTCCGTCGCCGCCACATCGACCAGCGCGGGTATCGACCCGGACCGCGCGACTGTCGCGGTCCGCACCGCCGCGGAGATCTTGGGGGTGAAGTTGTGA